The proteins below are encoded in one region of Desulfomicrobium apsheronum:
- a CDS encoding MFS transporter, with product MSTAPGPKPVSIAQNRSRLPFLLGGLTALLCAQILYGVLVLSALHKQYAKPMLAVQALTCEELGHRLGLMTRLGKTPERVERLGQILAAYKDTASDTLVVLGADGRVLEGWGLPKNSIFHLPAESGTVRGNIVEFSKDGNLWLASPLKDREGRAVGHVVLGMDDQRRSEQVWQVLRDNVRLLGGITAAAALLLTVLALTVRTAPLPGGSFPKKRVYASLVLPLVAGQLLFAAAMLPPLRDMNESHMDTVAGQLGRHLGGEIDHLLDLGLGLNQLPPVTQHMAGLQQFLPEAQGLAILDADGTRLHAADAKGALDDADWQRVKEKSLTTDVPFKAGVVRVLMSSEAVAANIRAITLDTLTMTVVAILFLMELVNLLVMREERLRLNDPRPLSTSAGFMRPIIFVCMFAIDLSLSFVPLRLGELSPDLLGLPPDVVMSLPVSFEMFMVGLAIMLGGFWSERSGWRPLLLTGVSVVTLGNLASGLSADPFLYIASRGLAGAGYGLLNLSAQLFVLAHSRPDQRAGNLAAVFAGLFAGALCGSASGGLIADRLGYAGAFQVAAALMLLTGLVLWRTLPREHAPQRKGPALAHSMPGLRETLSFITDPRMAALLFLNIVPGAFVTVCLFQFFVPVSLNQGGASPADIGRVTMIFPLVIVYLGPLFGRIVDRSDRKYRHLALAGLVAAVSVGALMALDGIAAATLAVTLLGLSNAILSNAQGAYALELPATERYGAARAMGIYNVVERLGQVLGPVSLGIIIAVWGRNAGLGVMAIGLAAMSLAFAVTSSRQPSKIAELTTQS from the coding sequence ATGAGCACAGCCCCAGGTCCCAAACCCGTCTCCATCGCACAAAACCGGAGCCGGCTGCCGTTTTTGCTCGGCGGCCTGACCGCGCTGCTTTGCGCCCAGATACTCTACGGCGTGCTGGTCCTCTCGGCCTTGCACAAACAGTACGCCAAACCCATGCTGGCCGTGCAGGCCCTGACCTGCGAGGAACTGGGGCACCGCCTCGGGCTCATGACCCGCCTGGGCAAGACCCCGGAGCGCGTCGAGCGTCTCGGTCAGATTCTGGCCGCCTACAAAGACACGGCCTCGGACACCCTGGTCGTCCTGGGGGCCGATGGTCGCGTGCTGGAAGGATGGGGGCTCCCCAAAAACAGCATTTTCCACCTCCCAGCAGAGTCTGGCACCGTGCGGGGAAACATCGTCGAGTTCTCCAAAGACGGAAACCTCTGGCTGGCCAGCCCACTCAAAGATCGGGAAGGTCGCGCCGTGGGCCACGTGGTCCTGGGCATGGACGACCAGCGGCGCTCGGAACAAGTCTGGCAAGTGCTGCGGGACAACGTTCGCCTTTTGGGCGGCATCACCGCCGCAGCGGCCCTGCTCCTGACCGTTCTGGCCCTGACGGTCCGCACCGCGCCGTTGCCGGGAGGCTCCTTCCCGAAGAAACGCGTCTACGCGAGCCTCGTCCTGCCTCTGGTGGCGGGGCAACTCCTTTTCGCCGCAGCCATGCTGCCCCCCCTGCGGGACATGAACGAGAGCCACATGGACACCGTGGCGGGACAGCTGGGACGGCATCTGGGCGGTGAAATCGATCACCTGCTGGACCTGGGACTGGGCCTGAACCAACTTCCCCCGGTCACACAGCACATGGCTGGCCTGCAGCAATTTCTGCCCGAAGCCCAGGGCCTGGCCATTCTCGACGCGGACGGGACCCGCCTCCACGCTGCCGATGCCAAAGGCGCCCTGGATGACGCAGACTGGCAACGCGTGAAAGAAAAATCCCTGACCACCGACGTTCCCTTCAAGGCGGGCGTCGTGCGTGTACTCATGTCCTCGGAAGCCGTGGCCGCGAACATCCGGGCCATCACCCTGGACACCCTGACCATGACCGTGGTCGCCATTCTCTTCCTGATGGAACTGGTCAACCTTCTGGTCATGCGCGAAGAGCGTCTAAGACTCAATGACCCAAGGCCCCTGTCCACCTCGGCCGGGTTCATGCGTCCCATCATCTTCGTCTGCATGTTCGCCATCGACCTGTCTTTGTCCTTCGTGCCCCTGCGCCTCGGGGAACTCAGCCCGGATCTGCTGGGCTTGCCCCCAGACGTGGTCATGAGCCTGCCCGTCTCTTTTGAGATGTTCATGGTCGGGCTGGCCATCATGCTCGGCGGTTTCTGGAGCGAGCGTTCGGGCTGGCGGCCTTTGCTGCTCACAGGAGTGTCCGTGGTCACTCTGGGCAATCTGGCCAGCGGCCTGAGCGCGGATCCCTTTCTCTATATCGCCTCGCGCGGCTTGGCCGGGGCCGGATACGGTCTGCTCAATCTCTCCGCCCAACTCTTTGTCCTGGCCCACTCCCGCCCGGACCAGCGGGCCGGCAACCTGGCCGCGGTCTTCGCCGGGCTCTTTGCCGGAGCCCTGTGCGGCAGCGCCAGCGGCGGCCTCATCGCAGACCGCCTGGGATATGCGGGAGCCTTCCAGGTTGCGGCCGCTCTCATGCTTCTGACCGGCCTCGTCCTGTGGCGCACCCTGCCCCGGGAGCACGCTCCCCAGCGCAAGGGCCCTGCCCTCGCACATTCCATGCCGGGACTGCGCGAGACCCTCTCCTTCATCACCGACCCGCGCATGGCCGCGCTGCTGTTCCTCAACATCGTACCCGGCGCGTTCGTCACCGTGTGCCTCTTCCAGTTCTTCGTGCCCGTGTCCCTGAACCAGGGCGGGGCCAGTCCGGCCGACATCGGCCGCGTGACCATGATCTTCCCCCTGGTCATCGTCTATCTCGGCCCCCTCTTCGGTCGCATCGTGGACCGTTCGGACCGCAAATACCGTCACCTGGCCCTGGCCGGGCTCGTAGCGGCGGTGAGCGTAGGGGCTCTCATGGCCCTGGACGGCATCGCCGCAGCGACCCTCGCGGTCACGCTGCTCGGCCTGTCCAACGCCATCCTTTCCAACGCCCAGGGCGCTTACGCCTTGGAACTGCCCGCCACGGAGCGCTACGGCGCAGCCCGGGCCATGGGCATATACAACGTCGTCGAACGGCTCGGACAGGTCTTGGGACCCGTGAGCCTCGGAATCATCATCGCCGTCTGGGGCCGCAACGCGGGTCTGGGCGTCATGGCCATTGGACTGGCCGCCATGAGCCTGGCCTTCGCCGTCACCAGCAGTCGCCAGCCATCGAAAATCGCGGAACTGACCACACAATCATGA
- a CDS encoding ABC transporter substrate binding protein, with protein sequence MPLPFLSKPPVSVATSQKSPWPRLFGFAAVLLLSATCILMTGYFARAWAEQSADASSNPHKKWRVAYVEGGPYTDYQQIFAGTVRGLAKLGLIENGDVPVPENSESTQEMWTWLCANAGGGRMEFLPDGYYSSNWDEKLRVSNKADIMRRIHERGDVDIILAFGTWAGQDMATDEHSVPTFSMSVTDAVDAGIVASAEDSGLDHVHAQVEPGRYERQVAIFHDVFKFRRMGVVYEDTPDGRSSSGIPAVEKAARELGIELVPCTTTLNLPDLDQSFENLRSCVESLSTRCDAIYLTVNTGMQGHRIRELLQPIIAAGIPSFSQSGPGETKLGVLMSLAQTDFDDVGLFEANAVAKVLDGAKPRDVNQIFEGPLGLAINLKMAMLIGWNPPFEILAAVDEIHQQIPDLAR encoded by the coding sequence ATGCCCCTGCCCTTTCTGTCCAAGCCACCAGTGTCTGTCGCCACGAGTCAAAAGTCACCTTGGCCGCGACTTTTCGGATTTGCCGCTGTCCTGCTGCTGAGCGCCACCTGCATCCTGATGACAGGATACTTCGCACGCGCGTGGGCCGAGCAGTCCGCCGACGCATCCTCCAATCCCCATAAAAAATGGCGCGTCGCCTATGTCGAGGGAGGACCCTACACCGACTACCAGCAGATCTTCGCCGGCACGGTGCGCGGCCTGGCCAAGCTGGGGCTCATCGAAAACGGCGACGTCCCCGTACCGGAAAACTCAGAAAGCACGCAGGAAATGTGGACCTGGCTCTGCGCCAACGCTGGCGGCGGCAGAATGGAATTCCTGCCCGACGGCTACTACAGCTCCAACTGGGACGAAAAGCTGCGCGTGTCCAACAAGGCCGACATCATGCGCCGCATCCACGAACGCGGCGATGTGGATATCATCTTGGCTTTTGGAACATGGGCCGGACAGGACATGGCCACAGACGAACACTCGGTGCCGACCTTCTCCATGTCCGTGACCGACGCCGTGGATGCCGGGATCGTCGCTTCGGCTGAAGATTCGGGCCTGGACCACGTGCACGCCCAGGTCGAACCGGGGCGCTATGAACGGCAGGTGGCCATTTTTCACGACGTGTTCAAGTTCCGGCGCATGGGCGTGGTCTACGAGGATACCCCCGACGGCCGCAGCTCCAGCGGCATTCCCGCCGTGGAGAAGGCCGCGCGGGAACTGGGCATCGAACTTGTGCCCTGCACCACCACGCTGAACCTCCCGGATCTGGACCAGTCCTTTGAAAACCTGCGGAGCTGCGTGGAAAGCCTGAGCACCCGGTGCGACGCCATCTATCTGACCGTCAACACGGGCATGCAGGGCCACCGCATAAGAGAACTGCTGCAACCCATCATCGCCGCCGGCATCCCCTCCTTTTCCCAGAGCGGACCCGGGGAAACCAAACTTGGAGTGCTCATGAGCCTGGCCCAGACGGACTTCGACGACGTGGGGCTCTTTGAGGCCAACGCCGTGGCCAAGGTCCTTGACGGCGCCAAGCCGCGCGATGTGAACCAAATCTTCGAAGGGCCGCTTGGTCTGGCCATCAATCTGAAGATGGCCATGCTCATCGGCTGGAATCCGCCCTTCGAAATTCTGGCCGCCGTCGACGAAATCCATCAGCAGATCCCCGACCTGGCCCGATGA
- a CDS encoding type III secretion system chaperone, which yields MDIMHNAQAIMDYINTAISGDGLKLDENGVASLTIEEDIVCLFCVLEAEKMLVATLYLGRINQSDSNLLYEMMCGNYMGAYTAGGTLGIDSEEGLVALHQHFPLPVDEPAWIEEPLSALIGAARYWRDKLSASVSGVGETAHVSAAEAMLRV from the coding sequence ATGGACATCATGCACAACGCACAGGCCATCATGGACTACATCAACACGGCCATCAGCGGAGACGGACTCAAGCTCGATGAAAACGGAGTGGCATCCCTCACCATTGAAGAGGACATCGTCTGCCTCTTCTGTGTGCTTGAGGCTGAAAAAATGCTGGTCGCCACCCTCTACCTCGGCCGCATAAATCAGTCAGATTCCAACCTGCTGTATGAGATGATGTGCGGGAATTACATGGGGGCCTACACCGCCGGCGGCACCCTGGGCATTGACTCGGAAGAGGGCCTGGTCGCCCTGCACCAGCATTTCCCCCTGCCTGTGGACGAGCCAGCCTGGATCGAGGAACCTCTGTCCGCCCTCATCGGTGCGGCCCGTTACTGGCGGGACAAGCTCTCCGCATCTGTATCAGGAGTTGGCGAGACAGCCCATGTGTCCGCGGCCGAAGCGATGCTTCGCGTTTGA
- a CDS encoding sensor domain-containing diguanylate cyclase, with the protein MSTPARNAPYGGTQTIRREMFLVGLFCLATIAIVVVSMLSAGIYRSGLTAAHDRISGANRQISAYVEAHLEGLAAAVRIMAASPDVILGDAGGEESRERALTYFRFVRLSNPNVKYCYAGYEDGEMLINTYVPPTDYDPRIRPWYAAAVKAWPEMNIGQPYRDAVDQEWLVAISSAFFDKTGLRGVVSVDSTLSRMDGLLNSIKSFDSQSNFVINTGGLLLVHNEKNVYINQNMDTIVPGALKLFKGDAGHIEYDLPGSGTRMAYFTKLKINDWIIISAVDRNEVMEPIRRRIVLTVSATALVTLLLGLLQLKIYESRFVTPLMTLKQRIADITEGKAAGLKPSGFSNAELASIADSIEGMTESSLGRKAAELRLILETTSDGLLVLDDQGGIMHYNRRFLELWNLGGALAGEDLNDVLIGHVESSVLPESTDDVLKKDHSPDSVLLHLKAGIILEQTARPLLEGSHVTGRLWSFKDVTMQIMAEEKLKLLAATDELTGLWNRRCFMDRAESEIAQAARLRRPLCLALMDADNFKHINDTYGHAAGDAALKYLADALRSRLRVSDTIGRIGGEEFAILLPDTSLETARTVLGQIRTVIEGGHFVHGDKELAFTVSIGVTAMPESRVSVDELLSVADAACYRAKTLGRNRIETQICEVPGLSDPSRKQ; encoded by the coding sequence TTGAGCACTCCGGCCCGAAATGCGCCCTACGGCGGAACGCAGACAATCCGCCGGGAAATGTTCCTAGTCGGCCTGTTCTGTCTGGCAACCATCGCCATTGTTGTCGTCTCCATGCTGTCTGCGGGAATCTACCGGTCGGGTCTGACCGCAGCTCATGACCGCATATCGGGAGCGAACAGACAGATATCGGCATATGTCGAAGCTCATCTGGAAGGCCTGGCGGCGGCGGTGCGGATCATGGCCGCCAGTCCCGATGTCATCCTCGGTGACGCCGGAGGTGAGGAATCCAGGGAACGCGCCCTGACCTACTTCCGGTTCGTGAGATTATCCAATCCCAATGTGAAATACTGCTACGCCGGCTATGAAGACGGCGAAATGCTGATCAACACCTATGTCCCGCCGACGGACTATGACCCTCGAATCCGGCCATGGTATGCTGCGGCGGTCAAGGCCTGGCCTGAAATGAACATCGGCCAGCCCTACCGCGATGCTGTTGATCAGGAATGGCTTGTCGCCATTTCCTCGGCCTTTTTCGACAAGACGGGACTGCGCGGCGTCGTGTCGGTGGACAGCACCCTGTCCAGGATGGACGGCTTGCTGAACAGCATCAAGTCCTTCGACAGCCAGTCGAATTTTGTCATAAACACCGGGGGGCTGTTGCTGGTCCACAACGAGAAGAACGTTTACATCAACCAGAACATGGACACCATCGTGCCCGGGGCGTTGAAGCTGTTCAAAGGTGACGCAGGCCACATCGAGTACGACTTGCCCGGATCCGGAACCCGGATGGCGTACTTCACCAAACTCAAGATAAACGACTGGATCATCATATCCGCCGTGGACCGGAACGAGGTCATGGAGCCCATCCGGCGCAGGATCGTCCTGACGGTTTCGGCGACGGCCCTGGTGACTTTGCTTCTCGGTTTATTGCAGCTCAAGATTTACGAGTCGCGATTCGTCACGCCCCTCATGACCCTCAAGCAGCGGATCGCGGACATCACGGAGGGAAAGGCCGCAGGGCTGAAGCCGTCCGGTTTTTCCAACGCTGAGTTGGCCTCCATCGCCGACAGCATCGAAGGCATGACCGAATCCTCCCTGGGTCGCAAGGCCGCGGAACTGCGGCTGATCCTTGAAACCACCAGCGACGGATTGCTGGTGCTGGATGACCAGGGCGGGATCATGCACTACAACCGGCGCTTCCTCGAACTGTGGAATCTTGGGGGCGCACTCGCCGGCGAAGATCTGAACGACGTGCTCATCGGACACGTCGAAAGCTCGGTCCTGCCCGAATCCACCGACGACGTCCTGAAGAAAGACCATTCACCCGACAGTGTGCTCCTCCACCTGAAGGCAGGCATCATACTTGAGCAAACCGCTCGCCCCTTGCTCGAAGGCAGCCATGTCACGGGCCGGTTGTGGAGCTTCAAGGACGTGACCATGCAGATCATGGCCGAAGAGAAGCTCAAATTGCTGGCCGCGACAGACGAGCTGACCGGCCTCTGGAACCGGCGCTGCTTCATGGACCGGGCCGAATCCGAAATCGCCCAGGCAGCCCGGCTCCGGCGGCCCCTTTGCCTTGCGCTCATGGATGCGGACAATTTCAAGCACATCAATGACACTTACGGACACGCCGCAGGCGACGCCGCGCTCAAATACCTGGCGGACGCGCTGAGATCCCGGCTGCGCGTCTCGGACACCATCGGCAGGATCGGCGGCGAGGAATTCGCAATTCTCCTCCCCGACACCAGTCTGGAGACCGCGCGCACCGTGCTCGGGCAAATCAGAACCGTCATCGAGGGAGGGCACTTTGTTCATGGAGACAAGGAACTTGCCTTTACCGTGAGCATAGGGGTTACCGCCATGCCGGAAAGCAGGGTTAGCGTCGATGAACTGCTCTCCGTGGCCGACGCGGCCTGCTACAGGGCCAAAACCCTTGGCCGGAATCGTATCGAAACCCAAATCTGCGAAGTCCCGGGGCTGTCCGACCCCTCCAGGAAGCAGTGA
- a CDS encoding putative bifunctional diguanylate cyclase/phosphodiesterase produces MLRKAGLDYRRLAPRRPLKRRAFALLSSCKAPKTLSGCKQEIGEREAQKEKPVGHGGAFCDRREEVLKVVKKALRARKNAEKVKFEFCSEMESTLREANEKLVVASVNAKIMNEATERIAEHLSYMAEHDLLTGLPSRGLLKDRLNQSILLAKRHGNKVALMFLDLDHFKRINDSMGHACGDQLLQSVAKRLQASVRLSDTVSRHGGDEFVVLLPEVDDVRSAVLTAEKLIQSVGESHLISGQEVRIGLSIGISMYPDDGVDAEMLMRKADIAMYQAKSSGRNSYQIFSASMNSNSVVRKSDERALERALEHDEFILHYQPTVHLESGAITGAEVLLRWERSGQGLNFPAQFITIAESSGLILPIGEWVLREACRQARAWLQCGLGLGRIAVNVSAAEFSDRRFLSKVRAILEETGLDPRYLQIEMGEDSLSRNPPHTLPALQELKNLGVRIAVDNFGTGRASLSFLREFPIDTVKIDKSFVHNIEAKSGKAVATALLAMAWGFNHQIVAEGIETQTQHAFFKKHHCAEGQGYYLGRPMTTEAFAALATQRNPS; encoded by the coding sequence ATGTTGAGGAAAGCTGGTTTGGATTACAGACGCCTCGCGCCCAGGAGACCTCTCAAGAGGCGTGCGTTTGCCCTGTTGTCGAGCTGCAAGGCGCCGAAAACACTTTCCGGATGCAAGCAGGAGATTGGCGAAAGGGAGGCGCAAAAAGAAAAACCGGTCGGGCATGGCGGAGCGTTTTGCGACAGGCGGGAAGAAGTGCTGAAGGTCGTCAAGAAGGCTTTGCGGGCGCGCAAGAATGCCGAAAAGGTCAAGTTCGAATTCTGTTCGGAAATGGAAAGTACATTACGGGAAGCAAACGAAAAACTGGTCGTGGCATCGGTCAACGCAAAAATAATGAACGAGGCGACCGAGAGAATCGCAGAGCATTTGTCCTACATGGCCGAACATGACCTGCTCACGGGATTGCCGAGCCGGGGACTTTTGAAAGATCGGCTGAACCAGTCGATTTTGCTTGCAAAGCGTCATGGCAACAAGGTGGCGCTGATGTTTCTGGATCTTGACCACTTCAAGCGCATCAACGACTCGATGGGACATGCCTGCGGTGATCAATTGCTGCAATCCGTCGCCAAACGTCTGCAGGCCAGTGTCCGCCTTTCGGATACGGTCAGTCGGCATGGTGGCGACGAATTCGTGGTTCTGCTCCCGGAAGTCGATGATGTGCGAAGCGCGGTCCTTACCGCCGAAAAACTGATCCAGAGTGTCGGGGAGTCCCACCTCATTTCCGGGCAGGAGGTCCGGATCGGGCTTAGCATTGGCATCAGCATGTACCCGGATGACGGCGTTGACGCCGAGATGCTGATGCGCAAGGCGGACATCGCGATGTATCAGGCCAAAAGCAGCGGCCGCAACAGCTATCAGATATTCTCCGCGAGCATGAATTCCAATTCGGTCGTGCGCAAGTCAGACGAGCGGGCGCTTGAGCGTGCGCTTGAGCACGATGAATTCATTCTGCATTACCAACCGACCGTACATCTTGAGTCCGGCGCCATCACAGGTGCCGAGGTCTTGCTGCGCTGGGAGCGTTCCGGGCAAGGGCTCAACTTTCCGGCGCAATTCATCACAATTGCCGAGAGCAGCGGTCTTATTTTGCCAATCGGGGAATGGGTGCTCCGTGAAGCTTGCAGGCAGGCGCGGGCCTGGTTGCAGTGCGGCCTGGGCTTGGGCCGGATCGCGGTCAATGTCTCGGCGGCCGAATTCAGCGACAGAAGGTTTTTGTCCAAGGTCCGCGCCATATTGGAGGAAACAGGACTGGACCCGCGATACCTGCAGATTGAAATGGGCGAGGACAGCCTGTCGCGAAATCCCCCGCACACTTTGCCGGCCTTGCAGGAACTCAAAAATCTCGGTGTGCGGATTGCCGTGGACAATTTTGGGACAGGGCGTGCCAGTCTGAGTTTTTTGCGGGAATTTCCAATCGATACAGTCAAGATCGACAAGTCCTTTGTGCACAATATCGAGGCCAAGTCGGGCAAGGCAGTGGCAACCGCCCTTTTGGCGATGGCGTGGGGCTTTAATCATCAAATCGTGGCCGAAGGCATTGAAACGCAGACGCAGCATGCTTTCTTCAAAAAACATCATTGTGCCGAAGGACAAGGATACTACTTGGGTCGGCCAATGACCACCGAAGCCTTCGCGGCACTCGCTACTCAAAGAAATCCCTCGTAA